In a single window of the Niabella ginsenosidivorans genome:
- a CDS encoding exonuclease domain-containing protein, producing MHYAIVDIETTGAYAAAGSITEICIQVLDEAGTIVERFESLVNPVQQIPYSIQALTGITNEMVQEAPLFEEIAEQVYTLLLDKVFVAHSVNFDYSFVKNQLSYCGFELNVKKLCTVRLSRKIIPAHRSYSLGKLCEALGIRHVNKHRAGGDTDATVALFRLLLEKDTEGHIAKSLKKTSKEQVLPPNVPKSDFDQLPYTPGIYYFHDEKGRIVYVGKAKNIRYRVSSHFSNNSTSRQRQNFMRHVYRISFEECGTELMAAVKESTEIKRWWPRFNSSQKRREDLYGIVAYEDQNGYLRLGVEKMSRGRQLLNSYHHIEGAKAALRQLVHDFNLCPRLCFIGEELFDEQLHRALCAGACIKKEAPEVYNRRIAAAMEHLKNLPSFAIIDKGIHHDEKSCILVWNGSFYGMGFIAGDVRIEQPEQFREYVTPYKENSAITNMLFAYAKRYPSKIIQFNKVV from the coding sequence ATGCATTATGCAATTGTAGACATAGAAACAACGGGTGCTTACGCAGCAGCAGGCAGTATTACAGAGATCTGCATTCAGGTGCTGGATGAAGCAGGTACTATTGTAGAGCGTTTTGAAAGCCTTGTTAACCCCGTGCAGCAGATACCGTATTCTATTCAGGCACTAACGGGCATTACCAACGAAATGGTGCAGGAGGCGCCGCTGTTTGAAGAAATCGCTGAGCAGGTGTATACCTTGTTGCTGGATAAGGTTTTTGTAGCGCATAGCGTAAACTTTGATTACTCATTTGTGAAAAATCAGCTCTCTTATTGCGGTTTTGAACTGAATGTAAAAAAGCTGTGCACTGTTCGCTTAAGCCGTAAGATCATCCCGGCGCACCGGTCTTATAGCCTGGGAAAACTTTGTGAGGCGCTGGGCATTCGTCATGTAAATAAGCACCGGGCAGGAGGCGATACAGATGCAACCGTTGCACTGTTCCGTTTGCTGCTGGAGAAGGATACAGAAGGCCATATTGCCAAAAGCCTTAAAAAGACCTCAAAAGAGCAGGTACTGCCTCCTAATGTTCCTAAATCAGACTTTGATCAGTTGCCTTATACACCGGGCATTTATTATTTTCATGATGAAAAGGGCCGGATCGTGTATGTGGGGAAGGCTAAAAATATCCGGTATCGTGTAAGCAGCCATTTCAGTAATAATTCCACCAGCCGGCAACGGCAGAACTTTATGCGCCATGTATACCGCATCAGTTTTGAGGAATGCGGAACGGAGCTGATGGCTGCTGTTAAAGAATCAACCGAAATTAAAAGGTGGTGGCCACGGTTCAACTCATCGCAGAAAAGGCGGGAAGATCTTTACGGGATCGTGGCTTATGAAGATCAGAACGGGTACCTGCGCTTAGGGGTGGAAAAAATGAGCCGTGGCCGGCAACTGCTGAACTCGTATCATCATATAGAAGGAGCAAAAGCTGCCTTGCGCCAGTTAGTACATGATTTTAATTTGTGTCCGCGGTTATGCTTTATTGGCGAGGAATTGTTTGATGAACAACTGCACAGGGCATTGTGCGCCGGTGCCTGCATCAAAAAGGAAGCCCCTGAAGTGTACAATAGGCGTATAGCAGCAGCTATGGAGCATCTGAAAAATCTTCCTTCCTTTGCGATCATTGATAAAGGAATTCATCATGATGAAAAATCCTGTATCCTTGTATGGAACGGCAGCTTCTATGGCATGGGTTTTATTGCAGGTGATGTCCGGATTGAACAGCCGGAGCAGTTCAGGGAATATGTAACTCCTTATAAAGAGAACAGCGCCATTACCAATATGTTGTTTGCTTATGCAAAAAGATACCCTTCAAAAATTATTCAATTCAATAAAGTCGTTTAA
- a CDS encoding SGNH/GDSL hydrolase family protein produces MIKKTVLLLPFVLLLFAFLPAKKKKVIFFGDSITQQGARPGGYITRITDLCKKEGLSEQFDFIGKGVGGNKVYDLFLRFQPDVLDQKPDIVLVYVGINDVWHKTSSGTGTDFDKFGKFYDAIISTLKRQGIQPVVCTPSVIGERNDFTNQQDGDLNLYAKWIREYAAQNNVPLVDLRRIFLEYLQKNNPDNAEKGILTVDRVHLNEKGNQLVAEEMWKVIKTLK; encoded by the coding sequence ATGATCAAGAAAACAGTGTTGTTATTGCCATTTGTGTTGTTATTATTTGCTTTCCTGCCCGCTAAGAAAAAGAAAGTGATTTTTTTCGGCGACTCTATAACCCAGCAGGGTGCACGGCCGGGAGGGTATATTACCCGCATTACGGATCTGTGTAAAAAAGAGGGGCTTTCTGAACAGTTTGACTTTATAGGAAAGGGCGTTGGCGGTAATAAAGTGTATGATCTTTTTTTGCGCTTTCAGCCGGATGTACTGGATCAGAAACCCGATATCGTTCTGGTGTATGTTGGCATTAATGATGTATGGCACAAAACATCTTCTGGCACCGGAACCGATTTTGATAAGTTTGGAAAATTTTATGACGCCATTATTTCAACATTGAAACGGCAGGGTATTCAGCCGGTTGTCTGCACTCCTTCTGTGATCGGGGAGCGGAATGATTTTACCAACCAGCAGGATGGGGATCTGAACCTTTATGCAAAGTGGATCCGCGAATATGCTGCCCAGAACAATGTACCTCTGGTAGACCTGCGCAGAATATTCCTGGAATACCTGCAAAAGAATAATCCTGATAATGCTGAAAAAGGAATTTTAACGGTAGACAGGGTACATCTTAATGAGAAGGGGAACCAGCTGGTAGCGGAAGAAATGTGGAAAGTGATCAAAACATTGAAGTAG